The genomic region CATCTTGGCCACGTCGGGCGAGGTGCGCGCCTTGGCGGTGGAATTCGCCGTCGTCGACCAGGTCGGGCGGTGGCCGGTGATCGCATCCTTCTGGAATTTCGCGATGTCGCCATCGGAAAGACCGGAGAAGTAATTGAAATTCTTGTTATATTCCCGCACATGGTCGATGCAGAAGCGGAAATATTCGCCTTCACGCATCCGCCCCACAGGGCGCGCGATGCGTGCCCGGCTTGTCGCAACCATCCCACTGGCAGCAGGGTGCTGAAGACTTCGCTTCCGCGGTCTTCTTGGGCTTGATGCGGATACTGTCGAAAAATTTTGAGTTCGTTGTCATCGAATCGAATTATGCGGATTATCAGTTGCTGAACAAGAATTGACATTTCGTCCGGTCGGGCTTTTGGCCATTTCAACTGGGCGAAATTTTGAAGCGGAGTGCTTTCCTGTGCGGATTTGCCCCACCTTTGCCGCCGAAGCAGCGTTATATGAGGCACAGCGTCTATATGGGGAGAAGTGGCTCAAATGTCCATTCACAATAGCAAACAAAGCGCGATGGAAGCGAAACTGACCACGGCTTTCGCTCCCCAGCGCCTTGAAGTCATTAACGAAAGCCACCTCCACGCCGGCCATCACCATGAGGATCGCGGTCATCATGAAGTCTATGACGGCACCGGCGAAACGCATTTCCGCATCCGCATCGTTGCCGACGCCTTTGCCGGAATGAGTCGCATCGAGCGCCACCGCGCCATCAACGCGCTGTTGAAGGAAGAACTGGAGAGCGGCGTCCACGCGCTGGCGCTTGAGCCTTCCGCCCCCGGGGAAGCAACGCGGCGCTGAAGATTTTTCGGAACAGGGCATGTCTTCCGAAAGCGGAAATCGTTTCGGGTAAAGCCAGGCGCAAAGCCGGTCGGATGGAGCATCTCCGCGTTTCAATCGAAACGGAAATACTCTGGAGCCGGACCCTTCGGCTGTGCCTAGCAGCCGGGACCGGGAGGGCAACTTATCGCTGAGCCCTATCAGGAAACAGGCTATCCAGAGCCCGCCCCAAAACATGCAAAGCGCCCTTTCGGGCGCTTTTGCTATGCATCCAATGCCATGCGATCAAATCGATCGAACTTCGCGGAGAAAAGCAATTTCAGAATAGCATCCGATGTTGGCACAAATAGAGAAGGCTGTATCTATCTCATTATAAAGCATGTGATATGAAATTTCTCCGCAGTTTTCGTATCAGAACATAAGCTATCTACAATGAACGGTATCGCATGCTTATAGATGAACATGCCTGCCGCAATACAACCCTAGTAATACATAAATCCGGCGCTATTTCAAATGAAATATTCTATGCTTAAATAGAGCACGACCAGCGTTTATTAGTAATATTTGTTATTACTGTCTTCCTGCTGCCATTTCGTCTTCTATCGGCGCGGCACCGCCGCGACGATGGGGGCCGGTTTTCCATCGGCGTCGAGCGGCACGATGCGCAACCGCGTCAGGCGGTTCCTTTCCTTCTTGAGCACAGAAAAGCGTTTCCCGTAAAAGGTGAAGGCCTGCTTCACTTCCGGGATTGTCTGCGTCTCATGAATGACCAGACCGGCGATTGTGGTCGCCTCCTCATCCGGCAGGTGCCAGTCGAGCGCGCGGTTGATATCGCGAATCGGCAGCGAGCCGTCGACGATCACCGAACCGTCAGGCTGCAGACGAACGCCCTGCATGTCGATATCGTGCTCGTCGGCAATATCGCCGACGATTTCCTCCAGGATATCCTCGAGCGTCACCAAGCCCTGCACATCGCCATATTCGTCGACAACGATGGCAATGTGGGCCTTGCGGCGGAGAAAAGCGTCGAGCTGGTCCTGCAATGTCGTTGTGTCGGGCACGAACCACGGCTTGCGCGCGACCTTCATGATGTCGATGCGGGTGAAATCATTGTCGACGTCGTAAAGTGCGCGCAACAGGTCCTTGGTATGGATGATGCCGACGATATTGTCGATATCGTCGCGCCAGAGCGGCATGCGCGTGTGCGGGCTGGCCAGAATATCGCGCACGATCTCTTCCGCCGCGGCATCGGCATTGACGGTGCCCATCGAGGTCCGGTGCACCATCACGTCGCTGACTTCCAGCTCCTTGAGGTCGAGGAGGCCGCCAAGCTGATCGCGGTCTTCCTTGATGAGCGACTTGTCGCGATGCAGCACCTCGACCGCGCCGCGCAATTCCTCCTGCGGGCTCAACATGGACCGGCCCGCGGCAAGATTGACGCCGCAGAGCCTCAGGATCGCGCGCACGATCCAGTTCACTGCGGCAGAAACCGGCCCGAGGATCAGCACCACCAGCGAAACGCTGCGCGCAACGACAAGCGAAAACCGGTCGGGACCGGAGATCGCCCAGGATTTCGGCAGCACTTCAGCGAAGATGACCAGAATGACCGTCATCGCGAGCGTCGCATAGGCGACGCCCGCATCGCCGAACAGGTTGAGGAAAATGCTGGTGGCAATCGAGGAGGCCAGAATATTGGCGAGGTTGTTGCCGATCAGAAGCACGCCGATCAAGCGGTCGCGACGGCTGATGAGCCGCTGGACCAGTCCCGCGCGCTCGTCGCCATTATGCTCGAGCGTGAGCATTCTGGCCCGCGATGCCGCCGTCAGCGCCGTTTCGGAGCCTGAAAAGAATCCGGAAAGAATGACGCAGAGCAGGATAATGCCGCACAGAACCCAGAGCTCGAAAGCCATTCGCCTTGTCCTCTTGCTTCGTATCTAGTGGATTTTCGAATTTGACCTTTGAAACAGCATCGCATTCAGGCGGCATTCAAATGTCGAATTTAGTCCACCAGACGGTCTTTCAAAAATTCCAGCACGGCTGCCGGCGGAACATCCTTGGCAATGAAGGACTGGCCGATACCGCGTGTCAGGATGAAGGTGAGCGCGCCGCGCGCCACTTTCTTGTCCTGCGCAATATAATCCATCAGTTTTTCCGCAGACGGCAAGCCGCCTGGCACATCCGACAGGCGGTATGGCAGGCCGACGGCTTTCAGATGCCTCTCGACGCGCTCCGCATCCTCGATGCCGCACAGATTCATCTTGACGGAGAAGCGATGGGCCAGCGCCATGCCGATGGCGACACCTTCGCCATGCACGAGGCGGGTTGAATCGTAGCCCGTCGCCGTTTCCAGCGCGTGGCCGAAAGTATGGCCGAGATTGAGCAGCGCCCGGTCGCCGGTCTCGCGCTCGTCGCGCGCAACGACAGCCGCCTTGCAGCGGCAGGATTCGGCGATGGCTTGCGTCCGCGCCGCGCCGCCGGAGAAAACCTCCTGCCAGTTCCGTTCCAGCCATTCGAAGAAGTCAGGGCGGTCGATCAGGCCATATTTCGCGACCTCCGCATAACCGGCGCGGAACTCGCGCGGGCTCAGCGTATCGAGGACTTCCGTATCGGCCAGAACCCAGTTGCGGCTGATAGAAGACGCCGACGAGGTTCTTGCCGTGCGCCGTGTTGATCCCCGTCTTGCCGCCGACCGAGGAATCGACCTGCGACAGGAGCGAGGTCGGCATCTGCACGAAATTCATGCCGCGCCGAACGATACCGGCAACGAAACCGGACAGGTCGCCAACCACGCCGCCGCCGAAAGCCACGACCGCATCGCCGCGTTCCAGCCGCGCCGCCAGCACGGCATTGGTGACCGTTTCAAGCGTGCCGAATGACTTGGATTTCTCGCCCGGCGCAACGATCACCGGCGTTACATCGATACCGGCCCTGACGAAGCTTTCGGTGAGGCGCTCCAGATGCGCTCTCGCGACATTCTCGTCCGTCACCACCGCCACGCGCACGCCTTTCAGACGCTTCGCCAGTTCCTCGCCCGCCCGGTCAACCAGTCCCTTGCCGATCAATATGTCGTAGGAACGGTCGCCAAGCGACACGGGAACGGTGGTGACACCGGCGATGGAAGGCGCGTTCATGCATAGTCTCCGATACATATAGCGAGGCAGGCAGCCGTTAAGCCTCTAATCCTTCGAGATGACCGGCCAGAACATCGAGCAGTTCGGCGGCGATCACTTCCTTCTTGTCGTCACGCGTCATGAGCTGGAGATCGGCCAGCGCATAGACCGGATAGCGCTCGTTCATCAGCCGCAGCATGACACCGCGCGGATCGCTGTTCTTCAAAAGCGGGCGGTTCTGGCGGCGCGATACGCGCTCCATAAGAATATCGATTTCCGCATTGAGCCAGATGGAAACGCCTGCACGCGCGATTGCCGCGCGCGTTTCGGCGTTCATATAGGCTCCGCCGCCGGTTGCCAGAACCATCGGCCCGTCTTCGAGCAGGCGCATGATGACGCGGCGTTCCAGATCGCGGAACTCCACCTCGCCATAGGCTTCGAACAGTTCGGGGACGGTCATGCGCGAAACCGCTTCGATCTCCGTATCGGCATCGCGAAACGGCAGGCCGAGAAGGCTCGCCGCCTTGCGCCCGACGGTGGATTTGCCCGCGCCCATCAGCCCCACAAGCACCACGACTTTCGAACCGAGCAGATCGCGGATCAGTTCCGCTTTCTCATGTAGATTGTTTTGTTTTGCCGTGCTGCTCATTGTCCTCGTCCATTTGTTCCGGTTCCACATGAAAAACGGTTCGACGTCAATCGCTTTGATTGGTTTTGGAGGCGCGCGGGGCCGCAAGCACGGCTTTTTTGCAAGATGGTGCGCGCGGGTTCCCTTCGTCGCCGTCCTTGCTTTCGTCCAAATGCCGCAGCATAAGTGATGCATGCCAACGCTGACGCGCCTTGTCCTTTTTCTCGCTCTGGTCGCCGCCATCGTCTATGGCGCGATGTACGCGCTTGCCAATTTCGTGGAGCCCGACACGCGCGAGATCACCGTCGAAATACCGGCCTCGAAGCTGAAGCCGGTGACGATTGCACCTCCCGTGGCCGCGCCCGATCCGGCGGAAACTGCCGACACGGCCCCCGAACCGCCCCAGGCACCGCAGGAGTGAGGATGCGCGCATCGCTGGCGATCGAAAACTTTCTGGAAATGATGAGCGCCGAACGGGGTGCTGCCCGCAATACGCTTGAATCCTACCGGCGCGACCTTGAAGCGGTGGCGGAAGCCATGGCGGCGCGCGGCGTCAATCTTGCCGAGGCCGGCGCGGACCATGTCCGCAGCGCCATCGATGCCATGGCCGCGGAAGGTTTTGCCGCGACCTCGCAGGCAAGGCGCCTGTCAGCGCTGCGCCAATTCTTCCGCTTTCTCTATTCGGAAGGCTACCGGCAAGACGATCCGACCGGCACCGTCGATGCGCCGAAAAAGCAAAAGCCGCTGCCGAAGATCATGAGCGTCGAAAACGTGACGCGGCTTCTCGACCGGGCAGTGCTTGAAGCCGATGAGCCCGGCGGACCGGCTGATCTCACTTCCGACCGGCTCCGGGCCTTGCGCCTTCATGCGCTTCTTGAAACGCTTTATGCGACGGGGCTTCGGGTTTCGGAACTCGTGGGCCTGCCCGTCACCGTCGCCCGCACCGATCACCGTTTTCTGCTGGTGCGCGGCAAGGGTTCCAAGGAACGCATGGTTCCGCTTTCGCCCAAGGCGCGTGAAGCCTTGCAGCGCTTTCTCGCCTTGCGGGATTCCCTGCCCGGCAGCGATGACAATCCCTGGCTGTTCCCGGCATTCTCCGA from Brucella intermedia LMG 3301 harbors:
- the xerD gene encoding site-specific tyrosine recombinase XerD — its product is MRASLAIENFLEMMSAERGAARNTLESYRRDLEAVAEAMAARGVNLAEAGADHVRSAIDAMAAEGFAATSQARRLSALRQFFRFLYSEGYRQDDPTGTVDAPKKQKPLPKIMSVENVTRLLDRAVLEADEPGGPADLTSDRLRALRLHALLETLYATGLRVSELVGLPVTVARTDHRFLLVRGKGSKERMVPLSPKAREALQRFLALRDSLPGSDDNPWLFPAFSESGHLARQVFARELKGLAARAGLSASAVSPHVLRHAFASHLLQNGADLRTVQQLLGHADISTTQIYTHVLEERLHKLVSEHHPLAD
- a CDS encoding shikimate kinase produces the protein MSSTAKQNNLHEKAELIRDLLGSKVVVLVGLMGAGKSTVGRKAASLLGLPFRDADTEIEAVSRMTVPELFEAYGEVEFRDLERRVIMRLLEDGPMVLATGGGAYMNAETRAAIARAGVSIWLNAEIDILMERVSRRQNRPLLKNSDPRGVMLRLMNERYPVYALADLQLMTRDDKKEVIAAELLDVLAGHLEGLEA
- a CDS encoding HlyC/CorC family transporter, producing the protein MAFELWVLCGIILLCVILSGFFSGSETALTAASRARMLTLEHNGDERAGLVQRLISRRDRLIGVLLIGNNLANILASSIATSIFLNLFGDAGVAYATLAMTVILVIFAEVLPKSWAISGPDRFSLVVARSVSLVVLILGPVSAAVNWIVRAILRLCGVNLAAGRSMLSPQEELRGAVEVLHRDKSLIKEDRDQLGGLLDLKELEVSDVMVHRTSMGTVNADAAAEEIVRDILASPHTRMPLWRDDIDNIVGIIHTKDLLRALYDVDNDFTRIDIMKVARKPWFVPDTTTLQDQLDAFLRRKAHIAIVVDEYGDVQGLVTLEDILEEIVGDIADEHDIDMQGVRLQPDGSVIVDGSLPIRDINRALDWHLPDEEATTIAGLVIHETQTIPEVKQAFTFYGKRFSVLKKERNRLTRLRIVPLDADGKPAPIVAAVPRR
- a CDS encoding BolA family protein; translation: MSIHNSKQSAMEAKLTTAFAPQRLEVINESHLHAGHHHEDRGHHEVYDGTGETHFRIRIVADAFAGMSRIERHRAINALLKEELESGVHALALEPSAPGEATRR